The window ATTGAGCACATGTCCATCCATCGGggcaagaaaacaaaactcaacGAAGAGATCAGAGATTCAAATGATAAaaagaaagtggacaaaaatgcaaagttttaCTGCCCTCAATGCCCATTTGGAACAAACTGCCCAAACACATTTGTTCAACATGCAAAAACACATGAGAAGGACAAGAGAAAGTTCAGATGTGACAAATGTAGCTTTAGGACTCTGAGTGAGAGTGATCTTCAGAGACACAACATTATGCAGCACACTGTTATTACAGTTAGAAAGCAGCTCCAGAATGATGACCCTGAAATTTTCTCCTGTAACATTTGTACATATAAAGCTTTTAGCAGAAACGTGTTTAAGAATCACCTGCAGCGACGCCACCAACAAACCTTTGAGGAATATGAAGCTGCTCATCTTTGTGAAATGAATGCACACCAACCCAAGGAGCCGTACATGAACTCTTACAAATCTCCAGTTGAAGATGCAGAATTCACATCCAAAATCTCAATAAATAATCAGATCTCTTCGAAAACGTGTTCCCCTAATGAGTCCAGTGACATTTCAGACTTGTTCAAGAATAGCAAACTAAGGAAGGGGCCCAAGTCCCAAATGACAGAGTCAAAACTTGACAAGTCCATTAACGTTCTCCTGTCTCGACAGAGACATGGAAAAAAGACAGCCGAACAAAAGAAGGAAAGCAATAATTGTGAAGCATCGGTTCTGGATCTCAAAGGTTCAGAAGACAACTGTGATGAGCTACCAGGTGATTTGACTTTCAAGGTTGAAGATTTACCTTCATCCCCAAATGGGCCCAAGTTGAATGTAGATATGTCTGCAATCAAAAAGTCACCTTCTAAAAGGAAGATGTCCACCCCGTATCGGAACACTTCTGACCAAGAATCATGCTTTATCTTGCAAAAACCATTGCCAAGTCCCAAGATAACGAATCATGAAGATgacgaagaagaggaggatgggACAGGCTACGATGAAGCGGACATTTTCCAGTTTAAGGATACAGATACCAACAGTAACCTTTTTGACAACgttatcaaaaaagaaaaacaaaacattatttatACCTATAGCAGAAGAATGTCCATGAGAGGTGCAATTCAAGCATCTAAAAGGTTATTTGAGAAAATCAAGTCTGAAGAGCAAGAAAAGAACCCTGAAATCAAAGAAGAATGCATTGAAACTGAAGTATTCCAAGAAACCTTTGACCCCCACCAAATACCATTTGGTGAATCCTTTGGAGACGATTTGTCAGAGTTGGAATCAGATCCCAAGAACTGCCCATACTGTCCTGCAATCTTTGAGTCAGGTGTGGGGTTGTCAAACCATATTCGAGGACATCTGCATCGCGTTGGGCTCAGTTACAATGCACGCCATGTTGTCCCTCCTGAAGAGGTAGCTTCTCAAGACAGGAGGCCAAGAGTTCGACGCAAGATGTCTGCATTGCGCCGATTGAGAAAAGGTACTTCAAAGCTTGCTTTTGTATTACTGTATATTTCAATGTGCTTTAGACAACAGCTTTGACAATTTGGTACTGAACACATTGAGACATTTCAAAGTCTTGTCCCAGCTTGAAAGGAAACAAGGAAGCAACAGCTTCATCAGAGCTACTAAGATAAAAAGAGGGGAAGGAAGTCTAAACAGGGAAACTAATTTAATTCCTTGTGCTCTCTTGTGCTCTCTGGTAGTTTGTAGTCTGATTACATAATGAATGGtttgctattaaaaaaaaaaaaaaagctagatTGGTCTCATACACCATCTCCTGAAGGTACGACAAATAGTATGATCGTTAGATTTACATTTATAATTTGGAACAAAATTGTAACTGGTGTATGAAAATCTTGTGTTATTGATTGATGCAAATGTTGTATGTTCCTTGTTCACATTTAAGCTATATAGCTAAATCTGAGATCAACgtaatttttttatttgcatgtaaAACCATTGGataaaccattaaaaaaatctcGAGGTAGTATTCACACTTCTTGTGAAGACCCCTCATCCAGACTCAATATggagaataaaagaaaagtccTCTGCTTTGGTCAGCTTCGAGCTCACACTGGTACCTAGTGTTGGCcggaaaaatgtaaacaaatccGTGATATAAATTTTACAAAAATGCAGCATACTTCCATAATTGTGGTGGAATTTCTACTGGCAAAGAACTTTATAAGAGACAGTATGGCAACAGGAATTCTTTTGCCTCGGTCAGGATGAACTGAGAATAACGTGCTTTTAAAGTCTGAACGTGTTTGGACCTCTCACAGCACTTCAGCTCATGCTGTGTTCAAGacttcagtcagactttaatcaAATCACATCAGAGCATGTttgcaaatgtaaaaaaaaaacaactgtttttAGTGGCCTTGGTCCACTGGTTTGATGCCCACCAAAGTTTGGACTTCAAACTTGCGTTATCACAGAAACATTATTACATTATCCGACTGCAATATCACAGAAATCATAATAGGGTCCTGTTGCAACCAGTCCAAAAATTACATGTGTAAACACAATCTGACATTCTTATTAGGTGTTGTCTTTGTGTATTTTGAAGTTATTTGCTTTTAATGTAAGTTTTACAATGGGTATTAATGTTTCACAATTTATGTCGTTCTTCCCCAGCATTGCAGCAAGAGTCGGATTCCGAAGTCGTAAAGAGCGTTCACTCCTGTCCATTATGTGGGGACTCGTTCGACAACAGGACTGGACAGTCCAACCACATACGAGGCCACCTGAAAAAGCTTGGAAGAACCTTTGTCACGAAGACCAAATCCCCCCTAATTTTACTGAGGGAGTTGATGCGTGACAAGAAGGAGTTCCAGCGTGCTGTTCAAATCCTGGGAAAGAGACGAAACCATTTCCAATACAGTGCTTCACCAAAGCTGCCCAGTGCTGATCGCTTCACATCAACCCCCACTGGAATTCCAAAAAGTAGTTCTAATTCAAGCCTTTGCACTGATGCCAAACCACTGATGCCCAAATTTTCTTTAGGAGaaatcaaatctgaaaaaaggCAACTGGAGAGTAATATGGATGTTAAAAATTCACTCTCTGGCACAACCGCCTTGATAGGAATtctgaagaagaggaaatgTCAGGAAGATGTCAGAATAAAAGCATCCCCTCAGATGTCAAGAAACACGGTGACGGTTTCCCCAAACAGTGAGCACAGTTCAGGATTGAGAGTTGCATCTTCACTGCCGAACTCAGTATCCGGTAAGTAACTTCTTAACACATAAACACATGGTTGGAAAAACATGGTCTGCTCCATAGTGTTTTGAATCCTATAGGTTGAACCATACCAATCTGTTTGAAAAGGTAGTTTACAGCAGAGATTGGCTGTTATCTATACTATTGCTTTAATTTCTCTTATACAACATTTGTgcttttgctcccatttttcatgagctgtACTCAAACATCTAAGACTGTTTCAATGTACATAGGAGGATTATTCCTCACCAATATTGTTCTCAAATGTGTCTCACTCTGTGTTGGTGAGTATTTCACAGGAGTGGCAGATCAAGATTCTGATTAGGCCGCAGGATTGTTGCACAGGTGTGTCTTAGATTTGCAAAAATAAAGGGCCACTCTAAACTTTGCAGTTTTAATGTAGTGGGGGGTCAAAAAAGTGTGACCACCATTTGCCTCACGCAATGAAACACATCTCCTTCTTAAGGATTTGATCGGGTTGTTGTTGAGTTTCCAGGAACTGTGCCGAGCATTATCATGTTGCAGCATGAGGTGACATGGTCATGGATAAACAACACAGCAGTGGGCCTCAGGATCTCACCTTGGTCTCTCTGTGCAGTCACAATGCCATCAGTTAAATGCACCTCGATGGTTGTAGTAGCTCTCTGGATGACTGGTCTCAGACTATCTTGGAGGTGAAGTTGCTGGATGTGGAGGTTCTGGGCTGCTGTGGTTACACGTAGTCTACAGTCACGAAGTCGGTGGAATGCACTGTAAACGTCTCTGAAACACCTTTGGAGATGACTTATGGTTGAGAAGTGAACATTCAGTTCATGGTAAACAGCTCTAGTGGACATTCCTGCAGGCAGCATGCCAATTGCACGCTCCATCAAAACTTGACATCTGAGGCATTATTCTGTGATaaaactgcatgttttagaGTGGCCCTTTACTGTGGCCAGCCTGAGGCACACCTATGCAATTAACATGCTTTCAAATCACGATCTTGATATGCTACATCTGTGGAGAACAAGTAGTACTAACACAGATTTGGACAAATTTTTGAACAGTAATCTTGTAAAAATAAGGCGTCATCAGCATAAAGGCATATAGACTGCCAAATCATATTCAGCAATGTGTTGTTGAAACGAAATGCAGCCTGAAGGGGATTTCTTCTGacaaacttttgtttttgttccacaGAGAAAGGTGAATTCAACAGGAaggtttgtgttcattgcaatGCAACTTTCCACAGTGGAGTCAGCTTATCCAATCACCTCCGCGCATATGCAAAAAGACAAAGGATTGCCTTACTTGAGGGAACCAGTAAGTCACACCAGCATTCTTCCTGCAAACAGAGTGTACAAAGCtatttctttcaaatgaacaTACACAAATAGATTGTTTCCATTTAAATCACCAATGCCTTATTGTTCCTGGTCAAAGACAGTAGAAGAAATTAGAATAATACGGACCAAATCTTCACCTCAATTGCAAATAAGAGCATGTTTGATATGTGTTCTGCTATTGAACATTTATCCTTCTGTGCTTTCCACTTCTTGCTTTACGCTCAAACACAATGCTGTTGGCATAAAGCTAAATATGTACGACTTCTGAAGCAGATGATATCAAGTGGAGGAAGCTTTCGCCAACTTAACAGCAACAGCAGATTATTTGTTGTTGGTGCATGTGTGCACACAAGGGCAGCCTGAGCATTGCCTGAAGGTTACTCATTGTTTGAGCCTCGGCTTCAAATTATGTAGCcaagaaaacagcttttcagGACACTTTTCAGTGAGTAACAGATGATATTCATGTTTCACCATCTCTGAAAGTGCTCCGCGTGATTACATTTCAATTGGTCTTGTGCACGATCAGGTTGCCCAATTTGCATTCGAACCTCATGTCCAAGCAAGTACAGACCAAAAACTTCACATTTTCTTCATCACACTACTAACAgcttggccaaaaaaaaaaaggccatttATGGTTTAAACTAATACCCACTAATTTATGGAAAATGAAGTTCACCAAAGCACATCATGAGCTTAT of the Salarias fasciatus chromosome 18, fSalaFa1.1, whole genome shotgun sequence genome contains:
- the znf644a gene encoding zinc finger protein 644a, producing MAAEMSCLSGVDEDDKDADPEINALTLLQEPVRMAQESTSCTNSFSKSPLKQNNVLDVLSDADMLSPVGLGNGPSSHQATQAHELNSLSIEKEEEKSITPLKTVQEIDTAGIWGFDVESPENSLDNFSSASDLHWDPHKEFMQFLWENHSDSPGEESKDDANSANSQRRRKRKMDMVVMVDPSEDLYPHMSPKSSEELSDTEAQVDSSHVRKVRKSRKFSTSQTSPAGKVSGYPNGTVKAIKEILYSAPARNSHENSISHSLSSLKGRLTINSLSDGKPSCYPCSKCKLIFKKEHHLHRHMKSHVEPPKISPKPFICRECGQSFRQSRSLIEHMSIHRGKKTKLNEEIRDSNDKKKVDKNAKFYCPQCPFGTNCPNTFVQHAKTHEKDKRKFRCDKCSFRTLSESDLQRHNIMQHTVITVRKQLQNDDPEIFSCNICTYKAFSRNVFKNHLQRRHQQTFEEYEAAHLCEMNAHQPKEPYMNSYKSPVEDAEFTSKISINNQISSKTCSPNESSDISDLFKNSKLRKGPKSQMTESKLDKSINVLLSRQRHGKKTAEQKKESNNCEASVLDLKGSEDNCDELPGDLTFKVEDLPSSPNGPKLNVDMSAIKKSPSKRKMSTPYRNTSDQESCFILQKPLPSPKITNHEDDEEEEDGTGYDEADIFQFKDTDTNSNLFDNVIKKEKQNIIYTYSRRMSMRGAIQASKRLFEKIKSEEQEKNPEIKEECIETEVFQETFDPHQIPFGESFGDDLSELESDPKNCPYCPAIFESGVGLSNHIRGHLHRVGLSYNARHVVPPEEVASQDRRPRVRRKMSALRRLRKALQQESDSEVVKSVHSCPLCGDSFDNRTGQSNHIRGHLKKLGRTFVTKTKSPLILLRELMRDKKEFQRAVQILGKRRNHFQYSASPKLPSADRFTSTPTGIPKSSSNSSLCTDAKPLMPKFSLGEIKSEKRQLESNMDVKNSLSGTTALIGILKKRKCQEDVRIKASPQMSRNTVTVSPNSEHSSGLRVASSLPNSVSEKGEFNRKVCVHCNATFHSGVSLSNHLRAYAKRQRIALLEGTTIDCKAVRTRSRPGSKKKTLPLTQTPEEMYRLTCRFCDLVFQGPLSVQEDWIKHLQRHIMNTGVPHTGLGMVEVTPLATEPPTFKTDKDSSLTVSHAAS